In one window of Zingiber officinale cultivar Zhangliang chromosome 11A, Zo_v1.1, whole genome shotgun sequence DNA:
- the LOC122032906 gene encoding mediator of RNA polymerase II transcription subunit 22a-like: MNKAAVGGGGGGGGPTAAAAVAAAQKQKTLLQRVDADVSNLVDNFSHLVNLARVNDPPVRNSQEAFQMEIRAARMVQAAESLRNLVSELKQTAIFSGFGSLNDNVDRQVAEFNRLEEGSERLLEKVGEQAAANLKELEAHYYSSVLRSSQGDDG, encoded by the exons ATGAACAAAGCAGCGGTCGGAGGCGGTGGGGGAGGGGGCGGCCCGACGGCTGCTGCCGCGGTCGCGGCAGCGCAAAAGCAGAAGACGCTACTGCAAAGGGTCGACGCCGATGTGTCCAACCTCGTTGACAACTTCAGCCACCTCGTGAATCTTGCTAGG GTGAACGATCCACCGGTCCGGAACTCGCAGGAAGCCTTCCAGATGGAGATTCGTGCAGCGAGAATG GTTCAAGCGGCTGAGTCGTTGAGAAATTTGGTGTCGGAGCTGAAGCAAACAGCTATCTTCTCGGGGTTTGGCTCTTTGAATGACAACGTGGATCGGCAGGTCGCTGAATTCAACCGCCTGGAGGAGGGATCTGAGCGGCTTCTGGAAAAGGTTGGGGAGCAAGCCGCTGCCAATCTCAAGGAGCTCGAGGCACATTACTATTCATCGGTCTTAAGGTCAAGCCAGGGAGATGATGGATGA
- the LOC122031532 gene encoding uncharacterized protein LOC122031532, translating to MVAIGERDTGRGCNQIGNLLRPGKTRWSSNFDSICNMIDMYSSVITVLENMVNDGSSNSIRGEASGLLIAMKSFDFIFILHLMQKIMGLTNLLCRALQEKSLDILNAMDYVSTTKTLLQTLREEGFAILLSYVKEVCAKYDIEIPQMEARYKSATGRSCQQNDSITVEHHYRFDVFTAAIDFQVEELNSRFKDEIYTT from the exons ATGGTAGCTATTGGTGAACGTGATACTGGTAGAGGATGTAATCAAATTGGAAATTTACTACGGCCTGGAAAGACTCGCTGGAGTTCTAATTTTGACTCAATTTGTAACATGATTGATATGTATAGTTCTGTGATTACCGTATTAGAAAACATGGTGAATGATGGGTCCTCTAACTCCATCCGTGGTGAAGCTAGTGGTTTGCTGATAGCGATGAAGTCTTTtgatttcatattcatattacaTTTGATGCAAAAGATAATGGGGTTAACAAATCTGCTTTGTCGAGCATTGCAAGAGAAATCTTTAGATATTTTAAATGCAATGGactatgtttcaactactaaaacTTTGCTTCAGACTTTAAGAGAAGAAGGATTTGCTATTCTACTTAGTTATGTGAAAGAAGTTTGTGCCAAGTATGACATTGAGATACCTCAAATGGAAGCTCGTTATAAATCTGCTACAGGTCGTTCTTGTCAACAAAATGATTCAATCACAGTTGAGCATCACTATCGATTTGATGTATTTACTGCTGCAATAGATTTTCAAGTTGAAGAGCTTAATAGTAGATTCAAGGATGAG ATTTACACCACTTGA